In Actinoplanes octamycinicus, the genomic window GCGGCGGAGATGGCCGGCCTCGACGAGGTCCTCGCCGCCGACCTGGCCAACCTGATCGCCCTGGTGGAACGCGACCACTGACCCGCTCGCCGCACCGAGCGCCATCAGGCTGTCCGCGCGTCCGCCACCGCGCGGGACACACACCGGCACAGGATTCTGGCCTGCAGCTGCCGATCCGCGTCCCGGAACGGGTAGCCGCCGATGTCGACGCGGTCGAGCGGGTGGCGGCCCGGAAACGCCACGTTGACGAAGGCGTCGACGGCGTGCCCCTGCCGGAAGAGGTCCGCCCTGTCCCAGCCGGTCGTCGCCCGGCTCCGCTCGAAGTAACGGTCTCGGAGTGCGGTCAGGACGGCGCGCAGTTCGGGACGCGGCGGCTGGCCGATCGCCAGAGCCGCCATCACCTCCCCGACCGGTGGCTCACCGGCGAGGCCGGCGTCCTGCACGATCAGCCGAGCCAGGAACTCAGCGATGGCCGGCATCTTGTCGAGGGTCGGCGCGGCGATGACCTGCTGGAGGAACGGGTCCTGGACCGCAGTGCGGCCGTCGGCGCCTTCCGGCACGAGGTCTTGGGGTATCTCCTCGAGGATGACGCCCGGCAGGTCCCAGCTCGGGAGGTCGGCCGGGAGACGTAGGCCGGTGATGCGCTCGGCCACGGCCAGGCCGGCCGCCCGCCAGTCGACATCGAACGACAAGCCCGCGAGCAGGGCGTCCAGCTCGGCGGCAGCGGGGCCGGATCGGTCCGCGGCGCTCATCAGGTCGAAGCGAAATCGGGTACGGCCGCCGACCGCATAGGTCAGGGCGTTGTTCGCGTTGACGTTCCAGTAGACGCTCACCGCCTCGCCGCCGGCGGCCGCCCCTCGGAGGACCTCGGGCCGGGTGCCCTGGTAGCCGTTCAGCTCTAAGGCGATCTGCCAGCGGCCGATCTCGGCGACCAGCATCGCCGGGGGGACCTCGGAGTAGTGGTGGTGACTCAGCAGATCGCCGAGTTCGCGGCGCGACATGGTCGCATCCGGGTCACCGCCGAACGCGCGGATCAGCGCTGCGCTGTCAAGACCGGTGGCATAGGTGACGCAGAGCGCTTCCCGCAGGTACGAGACGTCGTCGAGCATCCGCCGGTAATACTCCACCGCGTCCTGATCCACCGGCCCACGGTATGCCGGAACCACCGGCGACGATGCGGGTTCGCCAACCGGCTGCGGGCGTGAGAGCCGGGCCTGCGGCAGCAGCGCGCTCGGAAGGTCGGCGGCGTGCGACGCGTGTCGGATCATGGACGGTTTGCCGGGGCGTTCGGCGGCCGGCGGAGGGGACGGCCGGCGGTTGGGGCTGGGTGGGACGGTGCTTACCGCGTACGCGAAAGGGGGTTGGGGTGGTGGGGTCGCGCGGAAAATCGGTGTCGCGCGGGGGCGGGCGCGCGTAGGAAGAGCCGGTGAGCGAAGACGTGCTACCGGGTGGGAAGACGGTCGGGGCGGTGCGGATCGGGGACGTCGTGCACAAGCGGGCGTCGCCGTGGACGCCGACCGTGCACGCGCTGCTGCGGCATCTGGCGGAGGCCGGGTTCGACGGGGCGCCGCGTGCGCTCGGCTTCGACGAGCAGGGGCGCGAGCGGCTCAGCTACCTGCCCGGCGAGATGATCGGCGAGCGGGTGCCGTGGCCGGCGTGGGCCTTCGCGGACGGGACGCTGGTGCAGGTCGGACAGTGGATGCGGCGGCTGCACGACCTGACCGCGGAGTTCCGGCCGCCGGCCGGGGAGCGGTGGTTCGCCGGTGGCGAGATGCGGCCCGGGATGGTCATCGGGCATCAGGACGCGGCGCCCTACAACGCGGTGATGGACGGGGACCGGCTGGCCGGGTTCTTCGACTGGGACACGGCGGGACCGTCGCCGCGCGAGGTGGATCTGGCGTTCACGGCGCTGTCCTGGGTGCCGCTCTACACGCCGGCGGCGGCCCGGCACTTCGGTTTCGACCGGCCGGAGGACCGGTCGCGGCGGTTGCATCTGCTGCTCGACGCCTACGGTTACGACGGTGACCGGCACGCGTTCGGCGCGGTGATCGTGCAGCGGGCCCGGCGGCAGGCCGCGGTCATCCGGCAGATGGCCGAGGCGGGCGATCCGGCCGGCGTGGGGCTGCTGCCGGTCGCGGACAATCTGGAGCGCTCCGCGACCGACGTCGAGGCGCTGCCGGACGACTTCTGGCAGGTCAGGGCAGCGCGTCCAGATGGTGGCGCAGCACCTGCCGCAGCGGACCGGGAGCCGCCCCGATCCCCTGCAGGCTGAGCCCGTCCAGGAGGGCACAGAGCCGGGCCGCTTCGAGATCGACATTGAGGTCCGCGGCGAGACCGCCGTTGGTCCGGGCGGTTTCCACCAGCTTGCGTACGACCGCGGCCATCGACTCCCGCAGCGCCCGCGCCTGGGGCAGCAGCTCGGCCCTGGTCCGCGCCGCCATCGTGAAGGTGTGCCGGAGCACCGCCTCGCGCTGCCGCTGCTCGTCCAGCGGCAGCCACTCGGCGAGCAGTTCCTCGCTGAGCCGCCGCCGCTCGTCGCGGCTGCCGGCCGTGCCGAGCAGTGCCAGGATCCGCTCGGCGTGCGCCCAGACCCGCTCCCCGATCCGCCGGTCCAGCTCCTGCGCGGCGAAGATGATCAGCTCCTGGTGCCCGTCGAAGTAGTGCCGCACCGAGCCGATCGCCAGGCCGGCCTCGTCGGCCACGGTGCGCAGCGTCGCCGCCTCCAGTCCGCCGCGGGCGACCACGGCCAGCACGGCGTCCGCGATCGCCGCCCGGCGTTCCCGCTGATCCACCACTTTGGGCATGTGCCTTTTTAGCACGCTCATGCCATATTGTTTTAGCATCGTGGTGCTAAATACGAGGAGGCGTGATGAACGGGTGGGTGCTGGGCGGGATCATCGTGGTGGCGGTCGCCGCCGTGGTGCTCCGGCGGCTGATCGGCGAGCCGGTCAACCCGCGCGACCTGTGGGTGCCGCCGGTCGTGCTGACCGGCATCGGCCTGTGGATCCTGGTCCGCACCAGCGGCCTGCGTCCGGCCGACTACGCGTGGCTGGTCGCCGGGTGCGTGCTCGGGACCGCCCTGGGCTACTGGCGCGGCCGGGCTGTCGTGGTGTTCGAGAAGGGCGGGGCGTTGTGGCAGCGCTACGACGGCAGGACGTTCGCCGTGGTCATCGGGTCACTGCTGGTCATGGCCGGATTCGGCCTGGTCGCTGCCCGGCTGGGGATGCGGCCCGAGGCCCGGCCGGTGCAGCTCGGGATCGGGCTGAGCTTCCTGGGCGAGGCCCTCGCCGTGACCCGGCGCGGCCGCCGCGCCGGGCGGCTCACCGATCGATCGCCGGCTCCTCGATGACCGACGCCCGCAGCGGATCGGTGGGGCGGATGGCGGCGTCCTCCAGGCGCTGTTCCAGGTCCTCCAGGTCGTGGGTGTGCCGGTGACGTTTCTCCGCCTCGGTGATCGGCAGCAGCCACAGCACCCGGGCGTGGCCGGCCGGGAGGGCGCACTCCTCCAGCTCCGGCCCCCACGGGTAGGGCAGGCTGACCAGCAGGTGGTCGCACGCGGAGCCGGGCAGCCAGGGCCGGCCGATCGGCACGGTGTGGCCGTGGCCGAGCTCGTAGTCACCGCCGCCCGCGTGGTAGTAGGCGACCATGGTCAGCGTCTCGACGTGCACCTCGTCGTCGGCCGCCGGGGCGTGCAGCACGAACTCCAGGCCGTGCCCGTCCCGCTGGGTGGCGTCCCACAGTCCGGCGGTGGCGTAGAGGCGGCCGCCCTCCGGCGGGCGCAGGCTGAGGATGTGCAGGTCCGGCACGGTGGTCCAGATCGGTCCCGGGGCCGGCGCGAGGACGGTGACGTCGCTGCCGGGGAAGAGGTTGCCGAGGTGTTCCAGCAGGGCCCGCGCGGCCGGGGTCAGCTCGTGATCCACACCCGGCAGTGTGTCATGCCCGACTTGTGCCTCCTTTCCGTGCGGGACAGAACCCGGGCGGCCGCCTCCCGATCAACGCAAGCCGGGTATAGCGTTCCGCGACATCGAGAACGGGGGCACCGGCATGACATCCACCTTCCATCGCACGCTCAGCGCGCTCGTGGTGACCGGCGCGCTGGTCCTGACCAGTGGCGGCGTCGCGGCCGCCGCGCTGTCCGCCAAGCCGCTGCGCGCCGAGGTCGCGCCGACCGAGGTGCTGGCGAAACCGCTGCGGGCCGAGTGACCACGGTCGCCGCTCCACCGCGCGGTGGAGCGGCGACCCTTCGTCAGCGGCCGGCGGCGTAGGAGTCGATCTCGGCCAGCACAGCCGCCTTGCCGGCGGCGTCCAGGAACGAGTAGCGCACCGCCTGCCGGGCCAGCTCGGCCAGACCCTGCTCGTCCAGGTCGAGCAGGTCCGCGGCGACCTGGTACTCCCGGTTCAGCGTGGTGGAGAACATCGGCGGGTCGTCCGAGTTGACGGTGACCGGCACCCCGGCCGCCACCAGCGCGGGCAGTGGATGCTCGGCCAGCGACGGCACCGACCGGGTGCAGACGTTCGAGGTCGGGCACACCTCCAGCGCGATGTCGTGCTCGCGCAGGTGGTCCATCAGCTCCGGGTCCCGGGCGGCGGCGATGCCGTGGCCGATCCGTTCCGCCCCGAGGTGCCGGACCGCCTCCCAGATCGCCTGCGGGCCGGTCGACTCGCCGGCGTGCGGCACGCTGTGCAGGCCGGCCGCCCGGGCGGCGGCGAAATGCTCGGCGAACTGCGCCCGGGACACCCCGGCCTCCGGACCGCCGAGTCCGAAGCTGATCAGGCCCTCCGGGCGCTGCTTGAGCGCCACCTCGAGCGTCATGTCGGCCGACTCCGGCCACGGCGGGCCCGGGATGTCGAAGCACCAGCGCAGCTCGATGCCGTGATCCCGGGCGGCTCGCCGCCGGGCGTCCTCGACCGCTTCGCAGTACGCCTCGGCCGGGATGCCGCGCTTGATCGACGAGTACGGGCTGAGCGTCACCTCGGCGTACCGCACCGCCTGGGCGGCCAGCCCGGCGCCGATGTCGTAGGTGAGCGTGGCCACGTCCTCGGCGTCCCGGACCAGGTCCACCACCGACAGGTACACCTCGATGAAGTGCGGGAAGTCGGTGAACGTGAAGTAGTCGGCGAGCAGTGCCGGGTCGGCCGGCACCGCGGTGCTCCCGGCGTACCGCGCGGCCAGGCCGGCCACGGTCTCCGGGGTGGCCGACCCGACGTGGTGGACGTGCAGCTCCACCTTGGGCAGGCCGGCGATGAAGTGGGTCAGATCTGGTGCCATGTGTCGGTCCCCGATGCGAGTCATCACCGGGGCGCCCGCGGGCAGCCTCCGGTGGGAGGCGCCCTTACGACCAAACGCGAGCCGAGCGTGGCGGACATCGTCCGTCGCAGCGCCCCTCGGCCCGCACCCGCGACGCTAACAACGCCGCTCGCGGTTGTCGAGAACGATCCGCGCGAGCGCTCTCAGCTCCCTCTCAAGGTCGTCGTCGGCACGGCCGCCGAGCTCGAACTCCAGCCGGTCGAGCAGCGCGAGGAGCCGGTCGGTGACGGCGCGGTCGCCGGTCTGGGCGAGCGCGCCGAGCAGCCGGTGGCCGCACTCTTCCGGCCGCAGCGATCGGGCGAGCAGGCGGCGGCACAGGTCGTGGGCAACGATCTCGGCGCTGCGTTCCAGGTCCGTCGACGCGATCTGCCAATCCGCGAGCATCGCGCGCAGCAGCTCGTCGGCGTCGTTCTGGTGCAGCCGGGAGGAGGACTGGATGGCCAGCTCCAGCGTCGCTCCACCGGACGCACCGGCGGCGAGCAGGTCGCAGGCAAGCAGCACCGCTTCCCGCGGCTCCACCCGCTCGATCACCAGCTGCGCCGACGCGAGCCGCAGCCGCCGCTGAAGATCGTGGTCCGGCCGCCGGGTCATGCTGGAGATCGTACGAACAGCCGGCCTCGTCACGCCCGGCAAACGTGACCACACTGGAGGGATGCCGACCCCGCCCGAGTCGCATCCCTCCGAGCGCGGATTCTTCGTCCTCTCCCAGCAGCAGTCCGGACTTCCACCGCGTGAGGCGATCATCCGCTTCCGAGAGGTGGTGGACGAGGACCTGAACTGGGCCGATCACCGTAAAGCGCGGTTCCGGCGGCGGGCCGTAGCAGTGAAGGTGTCCTCGCTGGTGCTGGCCGGTCTGTCCACGGTGGCGCTGGGCGTCGACCCGGACGGGCACGGCCGCGTGCTGGCGCTACCGCTGGTGGCCGCGGTCACCGTGCTGGCCGGCCTGGAGCCGTACATGAGCTGGCGGAGCCGGTGGGTCTCGATGGAGGAGGCCCGCTACGAGCTGAACCGCCTGCGCGACGAGATCGACTTCTACCTGGTCACCACCACCGCGAGCGACCAGGATCGGAAGCGGCTGGCCCGGTACTTCGCCGATCAGCAGCGGATCTGGCGTGGGGTCAGCAAGCAGTGGCGGGACTTCCGGGCCGCCGACACGGCCGCGCCCGCCGCCAAGGAACAGCCGGATGCCACCCAGCAGTAGAAGGAGCGTTCATGGATCAGGCAGTGCGGGCGGACAGGTGGGCGACGGTGCCGCGGCTGCTCGGGGAGCATCGGTACCTGGTGCTCGGGACGGCGGACGCGGACGGGAATCCCTGGGCGACGCCGGTGTTCTTCGCCGCGGACGGGGTGCAGCGGATCGTCTGGGTGTCGGCGCCGGGCAGCCGGCACTCGCGGAACATCGCGGTGCGGCCGACGGTCAGCATCACGCTTTTCGACACGCGGGTGCCGGTCGGGCAGGCCGAGGCCGTCTATCTGGAGGCGACCGCCGAGGTCATTTCCCAAGGCGACTACGGTACGGCCATCGCGCTGATCAACGCCAAGCTGCCGGACGATCGTCAGCTGGCGCCGGAGGATCTCGGGCCGGGCGGGCCGCTGGAGGTCTATCAGGCGACGGTGAGCCGGCATTTCGTGCTGGTGCGCGGCGGGGACACGCGGTTCGACAACGTCACCG contains:
- a CDS encoding DUF6461 domain-containing protein, which translates into the protein MDQDAVEYYRRMLDDVSYLREALCVTYATGLDSAALIRAFGGDPDATMSRRELGDLLSHHHYSEVPPAMLVAEIGRWQIALELNGYQGTRPEVLRGAAAGGEAVSVYWNVNANNALTYAVGGRTRFRFDLMSAADRSGPAAAELDALLAGLSFDVDWRAAGLAVAERITGLRLPADLPSWDLPGVILEEIPQDLVPEGADGRTAVQDPFLQQVIAAPTLDKMPAIAEFLARLIVQDAGLAGEPPVGEVMAALAIGQPPRPELRAVLTALRDRYFERSRATTGWDRADLFRQGHAVDAFVNVAFPGRHPLDRVDIGGYPFRDADRQLQARILCRCVSRAVADARTA
- a CDS encoding phosphotransferase, yielding MSEDVLPGGKTVGAVRIGDVVHKRASPWTPTVHALLRHLAEAGFDGAPRALGFDEQGRERLSYLPGEMIGERVPWPAWAFADGTLVQVGQWMRRLHDLTAEFRPPAGERWFAGGEMRPGMVIGHQDAAPYNAVMDGDRLAGFFDWDTAGPSPREVDLAFTALSWVPLYTPAAARHFGFDRPEDRSRRLHLLLDAYGYDGDRHAFGAVIVQRARRQAAVIRQMAEAGDPAGVGLLPVADNLERSATDVEALPDDFWQVRAARPDGGAAPAAADREPPRSPAG
- a CDS encoding TetR/AcrR family transcriptional regulator is translated as MPKVVDQRERRAAIADAVLAVVARGGLEAATLRTVADEAGLAIGSVRHYFDGHQELIIFAAQELDRRIGERVWAHAERILALLGTAGSRDERRRLSEELLAEWLPLDEQRQREAVLRHTFTMAARTRAELLPQARALRESMAAVVRKLVETARTNGGLAADLNVDLEAARLCALLDGLSLQGIGAAPGPLRQVLRHHLDALP
- a CDS encoding DUF1453 domain-containing protein — protein: MNGWVLGGIIVVAVAAVVLRRLIGEPVNPRDLWVPPVVLTGIGLWILVRTSGLRPADYAWLVAGCVLGTALGYWRGRAVVVFEKGGALWQRYDGRTFAVVIGSLLVMAGFGLVAARLGMRPEARPVQLGIGLSFLGEALAVTRRGRRAGRLTDRSPAPR
- a CDS encoding suppressor of fused domain protein: MDHELTPAARALLEHLGNLFPGSDVTVLAPAPGPIWTTVPDLHILSLRPPEGGRLYATAGLWDATQRDGHGLEFVLHAPAADDEVHVETLTMVAYYHAGGGDYELGHGHTVPIGRPWLPGSACDHLLVSLPYPWGPELEECALPAGHARVLWLLPITEAEKRHRHTHDLEDLEQRLEDAAIRPTDPLRASVIEEPAIDR
- a CDS encoding adenosine deaminase, with protein sequence MAPDLTHFIAGLPKVELHVHHVGSATPETVAGLAARYAGSTAVPADPALLADYFTFTDFPHFIEVYLSVVDLVRDAEDVATLTYDIGAGLAAQAVRYAEVTLSPYSSIKRGIPAEAYCEAVEDARRRAARDHGIELRWCFDIPGPPWPESADMTLEVALKQRPEGLISFGLGGPEAGVSRAQFAEHFAAARAAGLHSVPHAGESTGPQAIWEAVRHLGAERIGHGIAAARDPELMDHLREHDIALEVCPTSNVCTRSVPSLAEHPLPALVAAGVPVTVNSDDPPMFSTTLNREYQVAADLLDLDEQGLAELARQAVRYSFLDAAGKAAVLAEIDSYAAGR
- a CDS encoding SLATT domain-containing protein codes for the protein MPTPPESHPSERGFFVLSQQQSGLPPREAIIRFREVVDEDLNWADHRKARFRRRAVAVKVSSLVLAGLSTVALGVDPDGHGRVLALPLVAAVTVLAGLEPYMSWRSRWVSMEEARYELNRLRDEIDFYLVTTTASDQDRKRLARYFADQQRIWRGVSKQWRDFRAADTAAPAAKEQPDATQQ
- a CDS encoding pyridoxamine 5'-phosphate oxidase family protein produces the protein MDQAVRADRWATVPRLLGEHRYLVLGTADADGNPWATPVFFAADGVQRIVWVSAPGSRHSRNIAVRPTVSITLFDTRVPVGQAEAVYLEATAEVISQGDYGTAIALINAKLPDDRQLAPEDLGPGGPLEVYQATVSRHFVLVRGGDTRFDNVTDARLEVSPPAAS